Proteins from one Ornithobacterium rhinotracheale genomic window:
- a CDS encoding S41 family peptidase yields the protein MKKWFKVFNVILIILSMIMFFAIGVQVGKKYDIAIDENDDYVTISYDLNEQKVRRLMSLIDNYYIDSLNTDDLVDKTIDFVTQNLDPHSMYIPKERGESTTLAMDGIYEGIGVSYVNYNDSVVVTHSAPNSVNAKLFELSDRILAIGKHSITKENRDSVKNYLEGKLNTQIPIKLLRNGNEIEVTAKRTKISQSSVPLFYMINDRLGYIKLDKFIHNSAEDFRNALSFLKKKGMKSLVLDLRDNPGGLVDTAQKIADEFLKEDQLIVYTQDKEGKKKFRYATGEGTFEKRPIYILINEGSASASEILAGAIQDQDAGIIIGRRSYGKGLVQKEISLGDGSKIRLTTAKYYTPTGRCIQKPYTQNDKNYVYDIRNRLASGELYNIDSIKKIESLRFKTPKGKIVYGGGGIIPDVFIPIDTVNIGKWFYEHGLNNHLERPIFSFIDKNYLNLEKIKEPHFVKYYSVDSLANALRKDINPIQNSPKELANFNTFVKASMANFIYGSRAYNQVWNSVDPMILEAIKLDNEQR from the coding sequence GTTTTTTGCCATTGGCGTTCAAGTGGGCAAAAAATATGATATTGCCATTGATGAAAACGATGATTATGTAACTATTTCTTATGACTTAAACGAGCAAAAAGTGCGAAGATTGATGAGCTTAATCGATAATTACTACATCGATTCGCTCAACACCGATGATTTGGTGGACAAAACCATTGATTTTGTAACGCAAAATCTCGACCCGCACAGCATGTACATCCCTAAGGAACGAGGCGAAAGCACCACCCTCGCCATGGACGGTATCTACGAAGGCATAGGCGTGAGCTATGTAAATTACAACGATTCGGTGGTGGTAACACACAGCGCACCTAATAGCGTGAACGCTAAACTTTTCGAGCTCAGCGATAGGATTTTAGCCATTGGCAAACATTCAATTACTAAAGAAAACCGAGATTCTGTAAAAAACTATTTGGAAGGGAAACTAAATACTCAAATCCCTATTAAACTTTTGCGCAACGGAAACGAGATTGAAGTTACTGCCAAACGAACTAAAATTTCGCAAAGTTCTGTGCCTTTGTTTTATATGATTAATGACCGATTGGGCTACATCAAACTGGATAAATTCATTCATAATTCTGCCGAAGATTTTAGAAATGCTTTAAGTTTTTTAAAGAAAAAAGGTATGAAATCCTTGGTTTTAGATTTGCGTGACAATCCTGGCGGATTGGTAGATACAGCACAGAAAATTGCTGATGAATTTTTAAAAGAAGATCAATTGATTGTCTACACACAAGACAAGGAAGGCAAAAAGAAATTCCGATACGCGACGGGAGAGGGAACTTTTGAGAAACGACCGATTTATATTTTAATTAATGAAGGTTCAGCTTCGGCGAGCGAAATCCTTGCGGGTGCCATTCAAGACCAAGACGCGGGCATAATAATCGGGCGAAGAAGTTATGGAAAAGGATTGGTGCAAAAAGAAATCAGCTTGGGCGATGGCTCCAAAATTAGACTAACAACGGCTAAATACTATACTCCAACGGGTAGATGTATCCAAAAGCCCTACACGCAAAACGACAAAAATTATGTTTACGACATTCGCAACCGATTGGCTTCTGGCGAGTTATATAACATCGATAGTATTAAAAAAATCGAATCTTTACGATTTAAAACACCGAAAGGCAAAATCGTGTACGGTGGCGGTGGAATCATCCCAGATGTGTTTATCCCGATTGATACCGTAAACATCGGAAAATGGTTTTATGAGCACGGATTGAACAATCATTTAGAACGACCGATTTTTTCATTTATTGATAAAAACTATTTAAATTTAGAAAAAATAAAAGAACCGCATTTTGTAAAATATTACAGCGTGGATTCTCTGGCAAATGCACTACGCAAGGACATCAATCCAATTCAAAATAGCCCCAAAGAGCTAGCCAACTTCAATACTTTTGTAAAGGCAAGTATGGCTAATTTCATCTACGGAAGCCGTGCTTATAACCAAGTTTGGAACAGCGTAGACCCCATGATTCTAGAAGCCATAAAACTTGATAACGAGCAACGATGA
- the xerA gene encoding site-specific tyrosine recombinase/integron integrase — protein sequence MSWEQTLRDYKAHLSLERNLSENTISNYLRDLQKLQNMFPDNNPEELTAEELRLFNYKIGEQYAARSQARILSGVRAFYNFLEEEKNDTKPNPTELISSPKIGRKLPDTLSLEEINKIVENIDLSQKHGERNKAIIEMLYGCGLRVSELTELKISDLYFEEDFIQVLGKGNKKRLVPIAQYTQKILNNYLQLVRSHQTIQKAYSDHIFINNRGTKLSRVMVFNIIKEAAERAGIKKNISPHTFRHSFATHLLENGGDLRSIQLMLGHESITTTEIYTHIDRSFLRRNIEKFHPRNNKKT from the coding sequence ATGAGCTGGGAACAAACACTGCGAGACTACAAAGCGCATCTAAGCCTTGAACGAAACTTGTCTGAAAACACCATCAGCAACTATTTGCGTGATTTGCAAAAGCTACAAAATATGTTTCCAGACAATAATCCCGAGGAGTTAACCGCGGAGGAATTGCGCTTGTTTAATTATAAAATAGGCGAACAATATGCGGCTCGTTCTCAAGCGAGAATCCTATCAGGCGTGCGTGCTTTTTATAATTTTCTGGAAGAAGAAAAAAACGATACCAAGCCTAATCCCACCGAGCTGATTTCATCTCCAAAAATTGGGCGAAAACTGCCCGATACGCTTTCGCTCGAAGAAATTAATAAAATTGTAGAAAATATAGATTTAAGCCAAAAACATGGCGAACGAAACAAGGCGATTATAGAAATGCTATATGGCTGTGGATTACGGGTTTCTGAGCTTACGGAATTAAAGATTTCGGATCTATATTTTGAGGAAGATTTCATTCAAGTCTTAGGCAAAGGAAACAAAAAGCGATTGGTGCCAATTGCACAATACACCCAGAAAATTTTGAACAATTATCTGCAGCTCGTTCGCAGCCATCAAACGATACAAAAAGCCTACAGCGACCATATTTTTATCAACAATCGTGGCACGAAACTCTCACGCGTTATGGTATTCAATATTATAAAAGAAGCCGCCGAGCGAGCAGGCATCAAGAAAAACATAAGCCCGCACACCTTTAGGCATAGTTTTGCCACTCATCTGCTTGAAAATGGTGGCGATTTGCGTTCCATTCAGCTCATGCTAGGGCACGAAAGCATTACCACGACAGAAATCTATACCCACATCGATCGTTCATTCCTGAGAAGAAATATCGAAAAATTTCACCCAAGAAATAACAAAAAGACTTAA
- a CDS encoding RNA-binding S4 domain-containing protein translates to MRIDKFLWCVRYFKTRSIATDEVKKNRVWINEEVAKPSKEVLVGDIVKVRKNQIIYTFEVLQIPQSRMGAKLVSLHIKDRTEKDQLDLLQLRKEAQTHYRKKGLGRPTKKDRRDLDDFMFDFDEEDDF, encoded by the coding sequence ATGCGCATCGATAAGTTCTTGTGGTGCGTACGCTATTTTAAAACCCGAAGCATCGCTACCGATGAGGTAAAGAAAAACCGCGTTTGGATTAACGAAGAGGTAGCAAAACCCTCTAAGGAGGTGCTAGTGGGCGATATTGTAAAAGTGAGAAAAAACCAAATTATTTACACTTTTGAGGTGCTACAAATCCCGCAAAGCCGTATGGGGGCTAAGCTGGTGAGCCTCCACATCAAAGACCGAACAGAAAAAGACCAGCTGGATCTGCTCCAACTTCGTAAAGAGGCACAAACGCATTATCGCAAAAAAGGATTAGGCCGACCAACGAAAAAAGACCGTCGTGATTTAGACGATTTTATGTTTGATTTTGATGAAGAAGATGATTTTTAG
- a CDS encoding shikimate kinase, with protein sequence MLISLVGYMGSGKTSVASALSQKLQCRWADLDHEIENFEKIKISEIFKQKGEIYFRKLENQLLEKLLQSPEPMVLSLGGGAPMFYNNMELLLAHSESFYLFASPAELATRLAKGKAQRPLIQHLSDEELPEFIAKHLFERNPKYQMAKYTINTQGLSPDGVADEIIQKLNLD encoded by the coding sequence ATGTTGATATCTCTTGTAGGCTATATGGGTAGTGGTAAAACATCGGTAGCCAGTGCGTTAAGCCAAAAATTACAATGCCGATGGGCAGACCTCGATCACGAAATAGAAAATTTTGAAAAAATTAAAATTTCTGAGATTTTTAAACAAAAAGGCGAAATCTATTTCAGAAAACTGGAAAATCAATTGCTCGAGAAATTATTGCAATCTCCCGAGCCTATGGTTTTAAGCTTGGGTGGGGGAGCGCCTATGTTTTATAATAATATGGAATTGCTTTTGGCGCATTCAGAAAGTTTTTACCTATTTGCATCGCCTGCAGAATTGGCCACCCGCTTGGCAAAAGGCAAAGCCCAACGCCCGCTAATTCAGCATTTGTCTGATGAAGAGTTGCCTGAATTCATCGCAAAACACCTTTTTGAGCGTAATCCCAAATATCAAATGGCAAAATATACAATCAATACGCAAGGACTTTCGCCTGATGGGGTAGCCGATGAAATCATCCAAAAATTGAATTTAGACTAA
- a CDS encoding zinc-dependent metalloproteinase lipoprotein yields MSEKNLVIPYEGGDISLDISSGSNWRIANSTDWISVSSNEGYGSETIDITVEGNLAEERNTTIEVTDESGSSIVHIKQLAKSPGVEFLYKIPIVFHVLYNDINDSKQNTPYSHLEQILDSVNKLFRNAGPNSADLNVEFYLAKRDPMGNLLKEPGVERVHWHSATMNAPRFMNSTKKEDLALIWDPNKYVNVILYNFENSAILGISAFPLVPSDKPMKHLDQVDSHTLDVSQLDKMRCVSLNSIHITDKKEDSPFMPSNPAATLAHELGHYLGLRHTFSEKGNILVGCQDSDGCMDTPTYDKQEYDRKVEYLLRRIQNDSIAKKEFSFSTLYERNACYGGGKFVSRNIMDYDYCHKNQFTQEQKEIVRHVLTYSPFIPGPKIIENSKLNDKQHAKNIVIPYTASNCPEIIEFPKF; encoded by the coding sequence TTGTCTGAAAAAAATTTAGTTATTCCATATGAAGGTGGAGACATTAGCCTTGACATTTCTTCGGGAAGTAATTGGCGTATAGCAAACTCAACGGACTGGATTTCAGTTTCATCCAACGAAGGCTATGGAAGTGAGACCATCGACATTACGGTGGAAGGTAATTTAGCAGAAGAGAGAAATACCACAATTGAAGTTACCGATGAATCTGGCAGCTCGATTGTACATATCAAGCAACTTGCTAAATCACCTGGGGTGGAATTTTTGTATAAGATACCAATTGTGTTCCATGTGCTATATAATGATATAAATGATTCTAAACAAAATACGCCTTATTCGCATTTGGAACAAATACTTGATTCTGTGAATAAGCTTTTCAGAAACGCAGGACCCAATAGTGCTGATTTGAATGTAGAATTTTATTTAGCAAAAAGAGACCCTATGGGAAATCTTTTAAAAGAACCTGGCGTGGAGCGTGTTCATTGGCATTCTGCAACTATGAATGCTCCAAGATTTATGAACTCTACAAAGAAAGAGGATTTAGCATTGATTTGGGATCCCAACAAATATGTAAATGTTATTCTTTATAATTTCGAAAATTCGGCAATTTTAGGTATTTCCGCTTTTCCTCTTGTTCCAAGTGACAAACCAATGAAACACCTCGACCAAGTGGACTCTCACACCTTAGATGTGAGCCAGCTTGACAAAATGCGCTGTGTCTCGCTAAACAGCATACATATTACCGATAAGAAAGAAGATTCCCCATTCATGCCTTCTAATCCTGCGGCTACACTTGCACACGAACTTGGACACTATCTAGGTTTAAGACATACTTTTTCAGAAAAAGGAAATATACTTGTGGGATGCCAAGATAGCGATGGATGCATGGATACACCAACTTATGATAAACAAGAATATGATAGAAAAGTAGAATATTTGTTACGTAGAATTCAAAATGATTCAATTGCTAAAAAGGAATTTTCTTTCTCAACGCTATATGAGCGCAATGCTTGTTATGGTGGTGGAAAATTTGTTTCTAGAAACATCATGGATTACGATTATTGCCACAAAAATCAATTTACACAAGAACAGAAAGAAATTGTAAGACATGTTTTGACATACAGTCCTTTTATCCCTGGACCTAAAATCATAGAAAATTCAAAACTCAACGATAAACAACATGCCAAGAATATCGTTATTCCTTACACCGCATCAAATTGTCCTGAAATTATAGAATTCCCTAAATTTTAA
- a CDS encoding M28 family metallopeptidase, protein MKKIKINLLLALFSALPLVAQNYPKPLVSAIKEKDLKTDMYQLAADEFWGREAGTLDELKVSMWLADKAKAAGMQPAGDNGTFFQFFDMYRHQIAPQSFIKIGQKNLKIWKDILVADVVNADFEGQIVYAGNAEPEELAKFDLKNKVLAINASEKNIAKNMTLFERRYPGFIRKKYYPIAEKLGAKGIIFITDDISEKSWAEVLPQMTRGLYGVEGLREKVANGIPVFWIHRNHTNWVKNNPHISYNIITESYKYPSVNIIGKIEGTDPKLKNEYVLLSGHQDHDGIRHPVKNDTIYNGADDNASTCVAMLAIARAYKKQPGKRSILFVFHGAEERGLLGSRWHSAHPVVPRENIVAVLNGDMIGRNKIDEAALLGGEAPHKNSDDLVKWAKEANDESTKFKYLKDWDLPEHPEYFYFRSDHVPYAKLGIPAVFFTSVLHHQYHQPQDESENINFKKLHKMTEWIYRTSWKVANEPERPKLLPNVQFER, encoded by the coding sequence ATGAAAAAAATAAAAATTAATCTACTCCTCGCACTATTTTCGGCTCTTCCGCTAGTGGCGCAAAATTACCCTAAGCCACTCGTTTCAGCCATTAAGGAAAAGGATTTAAAAACAGATATGTACCAGCTTGCCGCCGATGAATTCTGGGGGCGCGAGGCAGGAACCTTAGATGAGCTGAAAGTCTCAATGTGGCTGGCTGATAAGGCAAAAGCCGCAGGAATGCAGCCCGCGGGTGATAATGGAACATTTTTCCAGTTTTTTGATATGTACCGTCATCAGATAGCGCCACAAAGTTTTATTAAAATTGGGCAGAAAAATCTGAAAATTTGGAAAGATATTCTGGTGGCAGATGTGGTGAATGCTGATTTTGAGGGGCAAATCGTGTATGCGGGAAATGCTGAGCCTGAGGAGCTTGCTAAATTTGATTTGAAGAATAAAGTTTTAGCCATTAATGCCTCAGAAAAAAATATTGCTAAAAATATGACTCTTTTTGAGCGCCGATACCCAGGGTTTATCCGTAAAAAGTATTACCCCATTGCAGAAAAATTAGGCGCTAAGGGAATCATTTTTATCACAGATGATATTTCAGAAAAAAGCTGGGCAGAAGTCTTACCTCAAATGACAAGAGGACTCTATGGCGTAGAAGGGCTAAGAGAAAAGGTGGCAAACGGCATTCCCGTTTTTTGGATACATAGAAATCACACCAATTGGGTGAAAAACAATCCACATATTTCGTATAACATCATCACAGAAAGCTACAAATACCCATCTGTGAACATTATCGGGAAAATTGAAGGCACAGATCCTAAGCTTAAAAATGAATATGTATTGCTAAGTGGGCACCAAGATCATGATGGGATTCGCCATCCTGTGAAAAACGATACCATTTACAATGGTGCAGACGACAATGCCTCTACCTGCGTAGCAATGTTGGCAATAGCGAGAGCGTATAAAAAACAACCAGGAAAGCGAAGCATCTTATTTGTTTTTCATGGAGCCGAAGAAAGAGGGCTATTAGGCTCTAGATGGCATTCAGCACACCCTGTTGTGCCAAGAGAAAACATCGTAGCAGTGCTAAATGGTGATATGATAGGTAGAAATAAAATCGATGAAGCAGCCCTTTTGGGTGGAGAGGCTCCTCACAAAAATTCAGATGATTTGGTGAAATGGGCTAAAGAAGCAAATGACGAAAGTACCAAATTCAAATATTTGAAAGATTGGGATCTGCCAGAACACCCAGAATATTTCTATTTCCGTAGCGACCATGTTCCGTATGCCAAGTTGGGTATTCCTGCAGTGTTTTTTACCAGTGTGTTACACCATCAGTACCACCAGCCACAAGATGAGTCGGAGAACATAAATTTTAAAAAACTACATAAAATGACCGAGTGGATCTATAGAACCAGCTGGAAAGTAGCAAATGAACCAGAAAGACCTAAACTGCTTCCAAATGTTCAGTTTGAAAGGTAG
- a CDS encoding RagB/SusD family nutrient uptake outer membrane protein, translating to MKKKIYKGFLIGFAIALASCSSELDLEPQGNVSKEQISQDPTALDKAVNGLYYDLAITGSAGTSSHSDFGLYSLKVGADLLSNDVIQVKQQHLGFYYDYTGEVSSGYASSLVWRTLYSKIFVINGLVESIEKTGINEENKFAYGQLLALRAYSYFFLSRFYSKTYVGNENTLSVPAVYTTEDQSKGLPRATLKDLYTHILSDIETAIEKLDGYKAPSKVQIDQRAAKAIAADIYLETGDFAKAAEYAHQAKEGLSLAGKELYTSTGFSDINNPETIWGFDSNSSTISGRNYYATLFSQFDSTNEGYAGAARIYKSIDKRLYDAIKETDYRKEVFNGDSTIDYYYAAAGKLKKNIPPYANLKFKDPTLFQGDLLYIRASLLYFIEAEALARLGREAEARAVLFELVSKRDTAYQLSTQSGQDLIDEILLQKRIELWGEGYAWFDLKRNHLALVRDYPGSNHTFGKFNLPADSPKFLFQIPDFEISNNPAIVQNEY from the coding sequence ATGAAAAAAAAGATATATAAAGGATTTTTAATAGGATTTGCAATAGCTTTAGCTTCTTGCTCATCAGAATTAGACCTTGAACCACAAGGTAATGTGAGTAAAGAACAAATTTCACAAGACCCTACTGCACTAGACAAAGCAGTAAACGGCTTATACTATGATCTAGCCATAACAGGATCGGCAGGAACAAGTTCACACTCAGATTTTGGACTGTATTCTCTAAAAGTGGGAGCCGATCTTTTGTCAAACGATGTAATCCAAGTAAAGCAGCAGCACTTAGGCTTTTATTACGATTACACGGGAGAGGTATCCTCAGGCTATGCATCGAGTTTGGTGTGGCGCACATTATACTCCAAAATATTTGTTATCAACGGACTTGTGGAATCCATTGAAAAGACAGGGATAAACGAAGAAAATAAATTTGCATATGGGCAGCTATTAGCTTTGCGTGCTTATTCTTACTTCTTCTTGTCTAGATTTTATAGCAAGACTTATGTAGGGAACGAAAACACCCTTTCGGTACCAGCAGTATATACCACAGAAGATCAGTCCAAAGGGTTGCCTAGAGCTACGCTCAAAGATTTATATACCCACATTCTTTCAGACATAGAAACTGCCATTGAAAAATTAGACGGCTACAAGGCACCATCCAAAGTTCAGATAGACCAGCGAGCGGCAAAAGCAATTGCAGCAGACATTTATCTAGAAACAGGTGATTTTGCCAAGGCAGCAGAATATGCACATCAGGCAAAAGAGGGGCTATCCCTAGCAGGAAAAGAGTTATATACAAGCACAGGATTTTCAGACATCAATAATCCAGAAACCATCTGGGGATTTGACTCTAATTCTAGTACCATCTCTGGACGAAACTATTATGCAACCCTATTTTCTCAGTTCGATAGTACCAATGAAGGTTATGCTGGAGCCGCTAGAATTTATAAAAGTATAGATAAAAGATTGTATGATGCCATAAAAGAAACAGATTACCGCAAAGAAGTGTTCAACGGAGATTCAACCATTGATTACTATTATGCCGCGGCAGGAAAATTAAAGAAAAACATTCCGCCTTATGCCAATCTTAAATTTAAAGATCCAACACTTTTCCAAGGAGATTTGCTTTACATTCGAGCTTCATTGCTTTACTTTATCGAGGCAGAAGCCCTTGCTAGATTGGGCAGAGAGGCAGAAGCCAGAGCTGTGTTGTTCGAGCTAGTGAGCAAAAGAGATACAGCATATCAATTATCAACCCAATCGGGGCAAGATTTGATAGATGAAATTTTGCTACAAAAGCGCATAGAATTGTGGGGCGAAGGATACGCTTGGTTTGATTTGAAAAGAAATCATTTAGCCTTAGTGAGAGATTACCCAGGTTCTAATCACACCTTTGGCAAATTTAATCTCCCTGCAGATAGCCCTAAATTCTTATTCCAAATCCCAGATTTTGAAATAAGTAATAACCCAGCAATTGTTCAAAATGAGTATTAA